Sequence from the Thermococcus nautili genome:
ACCTTAAAAGGGTTTTTCAAAAAACTTTTGAAAAAGATAATATAAGAATATTAACACAGAAGCACAAAGTATTTAACTAATTAATCACTACCTATCCCAGCGGCTCAATGGACGTGGTGGTGCAGGAATGAGCAGGATGAGAATCATAAGTGTCCAACTTCCGCAGGGCCTCATAAACGCTATGGACCAGCTTGTTAAGAAGGGTGTCTATCCCAACAGAAGTGAAATCATCCGAGAGGCCATTCGCGAGCTTCTAAAAAAGGAACTGTACCGCCTTGAGACCGAAAACCGCTCAACGCCTGACTACATTATAAAATAAGCCGCTTGAATAAGGCCTAAAATAAGGAATAAAATCAGCTCACACTCAACGCTGGGGGTTGGGGCGATGGTGTTTAAACTGCTTGAGCAGGCGGGAATAAAGATAGACCTCGACGACGAGCCAAAGAAGCCAAGGATGGAAGAGAGCCTCATGGAGGATGACGACGACCTGATAAAGATTGTTATAGTTGGTGTTGGTGGCTCCGGCAACAACACCATAACGCGCCTGTACGAGCTCGGCGTCCAGGGGGCGGAGCTCATAGCGATGAACACCGACGCGCAGGCGCTGAAGCACGCGAAGGCCCATAAAAAACTCCTCCTCGGTAAGGAGATAACGCAGGGTAAGGGCTCCGGCGGAGACCCCGAGATAGGCTACCGCGCGGCCGAGGCGAGCGCCCACGAGATTGCCGAGACCATCGGCGACGCCGACCTCGTCTTCATAACCGCCGGAATGGGCAACGGAACCGGAACCGGTGCGGCACCTGTTGTGGCGAGGGTCATTAAGGAGCGCGCCAGGCACAACGGTAGGTTTAGGGAGCCCCTTGTCGTGAGCGTTG
This genomic interval carries:
- a CDS encoding ribbon-helix-helix domain-containing protein, coding for MSRMRIISVQLPQGLINAMDQLVKKGVYPNRSEIIREAIRELLKKELYRLETENRSTPDYIIK